TCCTCCTAACTcgcacacagagaaaagcactggTTACATGCTTACAGACATAACATCCACATATTCATTACGTTCCACAAAAATGGGCTGGAATTCTGAGAAACTATTAACGTATTGTCCCACCCTCTTGAGCACGCGTCCTAAAAATGTGGTGGGGGTCTCTGGCGGTCAGtggatgaaggctcatagtctaCCTCGCTGTGAACTTCCGACCTTTTAAGGGGGGGTAGCCCGAACCAGCTCCTACTGGCGTTGTGTTGAGCTGAGACATCTGTTTCACCGTCCCATCTTCAACAACAGGAGCCTATTCTACTTTCTCATCGGTGTTTGGCAGTGAGTTTCCGTGGACTCTGCATTCTCCTCTTGAGCTTACGTGTCTGCAAGCATCTTGTCCTTCAGCGTGAATCCACTCCAGTTCTTTCCACAATATGGAAAGGCTGTTCTCATGATTCAGGAGACAGCTAGGGCTGGGGAATGGATGCATGGCACCTTAACTCTGACCAGCAAGGAAATCAGGAGAACGGAATGCAGACACTGCCAACTTCTACCGGCTCAAATCTGCTTCAAGACTCATTGCAAAGTCTCAGCTAGAAAAAGGATCACCTCAGTGTAtccaagaaaaagagcagcgctttttgggttggttggttggttgttttattgtgggtggtgtttgtttgtttgtttgtttgtttgtgccTCGGAATCTCTGCATCCACTTATTCATCAATTATCCAGCAGGATAGCACAGAGCTCCGGAGGCATCGTTGTATCCAGTCCATCATCTGAAACCTCCATAACCAAATTGGATGGGACCAGTCCTCTTGTGCCATCTGTCAGCTCTCCCTGAAACCAGCCATTCTCATCCACAGCTCCAAAGACGTTAAGGTGTTGTCCAGTGGTCAGAGGAAGCTCGCTTTCTGGCTCCTCATTAGGACCCTCAACAGGATTGTAGCTGTGCCGAGCTAAGAATCTTTGAAATGTTGCTGATGCTTGTCCCAGAGAATGCAGGGTGAAGGacaaaagctctgctgctggttctCCGCTCTCACTTTCAGGGCCGTCccctgacagaaagcagcactcaggaCTGTTCCCGTGGACCTCTTTCACGGCTTTGAGTTCAAGCTCCAAGTCTTCCAGATGACTTTGAAGACCTTTGGCCTCTTGGATGGCAGAATGGAATGCACTGGGACGATGGCTGAGATTCTTCTTTGATGGGGCAAGAGTCTCTTcggctgcctctcccagctccgttCTGCCCTCGTCTCCAGTTGGAACTCTCTCCTAGTTGGTATCAGGAtgagcctgctctgctgctctctcttctctcttgcacactctgtgagaatgagtttcagaaagcactactcACTGACAGGAAATAAGGGGAAACTTGAAAGACTTGGCAACGTAAGTCCTGGCCGTGTACTGCCAGCAACTGATCTGGCCGCCCAGGATCCTGGCACCACAAATGCTTCGTTGCCAAATGCAGCAATGAAGTGTTCTGGGGAAAAGCCAACTCACACGTATTTTTGGCACATCCATATCACAGCACCACAGGCCAGCACCAgcgcagacagcagcacagctgagaacagtaCCATCGCTGCGATGTGGCACCTTCGCGCAGATCTGCcaacagcagcctttgtgctcGTCCCGGCATTCATCCCTGGGAGAAACGAGACAACGTCCCACGTTACCTTCACCTGCGCTACAGATAACCTCTCAGTGTGCTTCATGGACCCAGGAGATTTTCATCAGTGGGTGCCTCTGCCTCTGGCGCCCAGGCACCAGAGGACAAGAAGGACTGCTTCCACCTCTCGTTGGGTAGGGAGAGGCCGCACAGGCACTGCCCGTGTCTTCCTCTGGGccgagggctggggctgtgccctggggtctgggctttgtctgtgggaagcactgcagagcagaatccCTCGCACTTTCCCCAGCGCACGCGTCCCGCGCTCTCCCGCAGGACACCCCCCCCCCGGCTGAAGGTCGggctccagccagcacagggcacagccggagccagcccaggggagaaACACTCCTGCAGGCTCCTCCCACACAGGACCCCGCTCATCGCCCTCGGGTGGCTTTGCTCCAAAAGGGCAAaactcaccactctctgggaactgggagtggtgggagctgagcagcgtCACAGAGGCCTGCACGTACCTTCTCCGGCACACTGCTGGAACAACTCTCCACACCCCACTGAGGTCAGCCGTGTTCAGAGAGCCATCCCTGGCTTCTTTTACACGTGCCCTGTGCTCACACGCTCAGGTTCGGCTGCTGACCTGGCGtgcaagagcaggcagcaagagcctgcaggcacacagtggCTCTGGTGAGTGACACTGGATGACCACGGGACAGAAATTACCTGGCATGACAGTTGTTGGCGCTGCCTGCGTTCCTTTGCCCGAGACTGGCAGTGTGGGatggctgccttcctgcagtgcatccTGCTCACTTTGTTGGTCAGttcctttagaaagaaagcaggGCAGTAGGATTGGATGTGATGTGCTCTCATCGGGAACTGAGCTACTCCAGTCCCGCGCTCAGGCAAAGCCTGctggtcccagccccacagatccactGCGACCCCCTCCGTTGCCCAAGGGCATTTGGGCCCTCCCAGGAATTGGAGGGTGCCAACCCTCTCACGCCTCTCGAGGAATCAGCTCCTATGCAAGGCCCTCACACCCTGTGCTGTGAGCGTCACCAACCATCACGTTCCACCCATCACAGgccaggcatctgcaggctgaaattCAAGCTCAGACAGAAGCGCCTTCACAATCAGCATCCCACCTTGTTTCCAGCATTAGCAAAGGCATCCCTGCTCgggatgctcctcctgccttgaaCTCGCTCTAGCTGCACAGAGGGCTTTGTatgagcagaagcacagcactcgCCAGTTGCTGCCATCTGGCTGCCAAAGCACCTCTGACAAGTAATGGtcgtgctgggggagcagctgcccCCGGGCcttggctggatgcagaagtggcagcagaccATCTCTGGTGCTTGACAGTGCCTGCAAGGCGCTACATGGAACACCACCGCAGCACGGCTCTGAGcgatcccttcctgctgtgcaggctaCAGCTTGTCCACACACGTACATCAGACCTCAGCTCCCCAGGTCTCACAGTGAACAGACTCAAGTATACCCACCACGCgctgccttctccatttccttcaccAGTTCCTTGAGGAGACGGGATGAGCCCTGGGAGTATTCTCCTCTTTTGGgttcatcctttcctttttccggACCTTAACAGAATGCATGAAGTTAAATATCACGTGCATGAGGTTTTGAAGACCAGCAGTGAGTCAGTGAGACAAACTACTCACCGCTGGGATTCCAGCTGGGCTCCAGCGCAGGAGGAAACACATGACCGGGCAAAGCCCTCCCTGGGGGCACTCCTGCAACCAAAGACCCACGAAAAGTTTCAGTCATACGCTACAGCATCACTGAATAGCGGAGCATACGGGGGATCGTGCcatgaaatggcactgaaatgggcagTGAAAGCTCTCCAAGGAATTACAAAGCCAGGACATACCCATGCGATCTGCCGGAGTTTCAGTCCCAGAGCTCAGAGCGGAACCTGGATCACCTCCTCCAGTCACATCTGCAAACAAACGCAGGACAGAGCAACTCCCATTAAACATCCTTCCAGTCAGAATGACACAGGATGCAATTAAAGCTGGGCATTCCTTCACGACACCATTCTCTCCCTTCCACACAGGAGCACCTCGGAAACAGTTCCTGGGTGCCTGCAGGGGCACCACCATCATACAGAACTAACCCCGTGTGGAACTGCCCAGAGGAGCGCCCGCCTGGAGCTCACCCCAGCTCTAAACTCAACTGCATGGACTGGATTAAACCTAGGCTTTGGTGAGCCGCTGCCTGGAGACACAGCTGTAATCAAGGACAGCGGAGAAACGTTCCCATTGCACGtgcccatctctctctcccttactGAGCTGCGGTGATGGAAGGGGCTCAGGTAATGACATGGGGGGAAAGttccaaagctgcagagaggccaggtgacctgctggctggtattccacagctttccaaatactttctccAGGCCGTGGGAGACAATTCTCAGGGACCTCATGGAAGAACATTCGGCCCCCTGGAATTTTCTTACTGGGAGACCTCGCAGATACAGAGACAAAGCCAACGCAACGCTGACAGCACGGAGCACCCAAGAAACAACGACCATCCATGCTTCTCGGGGAGAAGAACCCGCTGGCCGGTGAAAAGCGCAACCCTTGCTGAACTAGCCCAGCCACAAAGGAACAAATATCGAGGACATGAAGCCCGGCTACTTACCTCCAGCATCCCCTTCAGGCTCAGAGGCAGGATTCTGTTCTGCTGATTCAccagcagggcctgcaggcaCAAGTGTAATCAGACACAGGTGAGGAGAGCTTCCAGCACACGTGGGggcctccttttccctgagtGGGGAAAGGTGGGCCAGGGAATGCCACGGCCCAAATACGAAGGTCTGGGCTCTCTCAGCTGAAGAGGGGCAGCGGTAACCTTCCCACTGAAATGTGGCAGCTCTCCGAGTAAAGAAATACTCATGGCTCATCTGTGCAAGCCCTTCAAGGCACAAACAGGCTTGGAAGACCTTGAGAGGGTCTTAAGCAAAATTGCACGCAAGTAAACTATGGGAGCATGAATGTTTCTGCCTCCAAGGAAACAGACACTCACAACTTACCTCTGGGTTGTCCCAGAGGCACAGGCACAAAATCCGGATCCAAACGATCATCCGGAAAGGGAGCACCAAGTTCATCTCCTAGAATCAAGAACACATGAAAGAAGGTCCCATTGGATGGTGTgatctccttctccctcagtAACTGGATGTTGCTGGGCCGTGGAACGGGATGGGAGAAGGACTCAGGCCACGATTCCCAAAGTTGCAGAGTGGCCAGGATGACCTGTAGGCTGGCACCTGGCAGCGTACACAATACTCTCTCCAGGCCATGTGCCACATCCCTCACGGACCGCATGGAAGAagatgcagctcctgggggCTTTCTTACTGGGAGGCCTCCAATGCACAGGAAGGTCACACTGaagcactggaggaaagcacgcctgtctcttcctctgggctgtgggcCGGGGCTCTGTGTTGGAAACTGGGATTCATCGGGGTACGGGGAGTACCATGAGCCTAGAGCAGAAATGCTCACgcttctcccagcacacatctgccAAGCTCTCCCCAGGACATCTCCCACGAcgaaggctgtgctccagccagcaagcagcagagccatggcccggcatggctggagccagccctgAGGAGCAGCGCTGCCACGGGCTCTTGCCCGGCTCCTGCGGTGCTGCCCATCGCCCCCTGCCCAACACCACCCCCCATGGAAGGCCAGCCCCAGGGAAGTGTGGCACAGGGCCGTGGGGACACAGCCTGACTTCttgcccccactgctgctcagtccgtgtcccatctctgcccacccacctgcTCCCGGTGCTCGCCACGGAGCAGCACAGGTCTCCCGGAAACACATGGCCATcagtaggaggaagaggacaaagCGGGCAGGGGCCATGGCTCCCCACACTCGCACCATGCTTCCAACACCAccgctgcagccacagtgagcgtcgcacagagcaaagcctgcGGCACAGGACAGCGTCGCAGCCAGGCCTTGTGAGCTCACGGCACAGCACCGCACAGCCATTGGACGGGGCATTGTGACCTCACGGCTCCGAGATTCCGGGTGGTGGCTCCCCGCGGGCTGCTGCTCTTGTGAtgtgctgcaccagggctgcgtGGGGCCCGTGCTTACGTCATAGAAACGCAGAATCATAGAGCggcttggggtggaagggacagcaaagagcttagaaccccaaccccactgccgtgggcagggatgCCACCCACGGGgtcatgctgcccagagccccacccagcctggccgtgaacacctccagggatggagcatccacagcttcacttGGCAAACATTTCTAGGGCTTCAACAGCCCCAGGAGGGAATTATTTCCAGCTCGGTGCACCCATGACACCTCAGGCCATTGGGGAAGAGATGCAATATGGAAATGGGGTCTGGATCAAGGacgctattgcacaggttatccATGCGTGTCAAACGTGCTGCAATTAAGCAAGCCAAGCGGATAAAGCCTCTCCAGTATGGAGGATGATGGCTGAAATACAAACACGGGGAAGCTGACCTTCTCACAGACCTGCCAAGTCAAGTGTCACGTGCTTACGTTTTTGTTGATAGATCTGcagtttcatctgttttccttcagttttccagCACCTTGGCTAAGGACATCCCCTTTCCTGCACCAAGTATATTTCCCACACGTAGCTTGCTTCCAAGCCTGCATTTAGTAGCGGAAATTGAAGGCTTGCTGGTTGGCACCTCCCATCACCAAAGTCCCCCAAAGTGaactcactgctgctggcaacTGGACGCTTGGTGCCGAGAGGACCGTCACCTATGGGGTCCCACCTGGGTCTCCAGAAGCTGTTGCacttttggaagcagagcatcCAAATACATTGCCTATATACATCCAATACAGTGTCCATACAACACTGCCATTGAATCAGAGCCTGCCACTTTCCCTATGACCAGGCAAAGTGCGTGAAGGCAAGCTGAACTGCTGAACCAGGCACCACATGGGGCTTATGTATTTGTGTCAAAAGACAGCATACATTTTCTCACTCATCTTGTCTGGCTACCTGGTGACAATAAGCCCTGCTTAGTGCTTATTTCAAAAGGGCAGCAGGTCCTCGCTGGCCACGTGCAGGGGTTTCTCAGACACATATGCCAGCGAGGTGTGGGCACAGCCGGTAGAACAGCTCCTGGTGGTAAGTTTtgggcacagagcactgcagcgcCCGgaacaaagccagcagcaggcagatgagAGTGAGGCAGATGTGGGGAAGAAGGGGGTGGAGAATGGGGCAGGTCAAACATGCCCCTACCCCATAGTGGCACGCACACACGCCGTACAGAGGGGACAATCAGGATCAGCTGCACAGCCATGGTCACGCAGGGCAGCGGGAGACCAGGAGAGGGGCacagcaggaacacagcagcacagactggGCCTGGGCCCGCTGCTCCAGGGACACCCGTCCCTACAGAGAAGCTTCCCAGGCAGTCTCGGTGCTGACTGACCCTCTGGCATTCAGCAGgccaaatggaagcaaaaataacaagaagaatcAGACTTAGTTTTCAATAAGAAAGATTCTAAAATGGGACTTCACTTCTTAAGTTCTTTACTACGAATAAAAGCGCAAGTCTACCCTAAATATAGCACTATTAAAAtgtgtatacttttttttctttttttttttttttccaaaaaaaataaacctacaACTGCTGATACCTTTTCTCGCATGTcaggtggggctggggctgcagcagccctgcctcttCCCAGTCATGCCTgcattggaagggtcctggaaaatctcacagaatcatagaatggcctgggttgaaaaggaccacaatgaccatcgagtttcaaccccccggCTATGTGCCAACCACCAGaggatcgccaaccaccagagcaggctgcccagagccacttccagcctggccttgaatgcctccagcgacgggacatccacaacctccttgggcaacctgttccagtgcgtcaccaccctctgggtgaaaaacttcctcctaatatctaacctaaaccacccctgtctcagtttaagaccatccctccttgtcctaccactatccaccctcaaAAACAGTCGTTCCCCTTCCagtttatacgctcccttcaagtactggaaggccacaatgaggtccccctggagccttctcttcgccaagctaaacaagcccagttccctcaacctttcctcataggagaggtgctcctgccctctgatcatcttagtggccctcctctggacccgctccaacagctccacacccTTCCTCTACTGGGAGCCTGTAGAGCAAATAAGGATACGGATATAAGAAACTATCGCCTTTGAAAAGGAATAATCAGAGATGAACAGGAAGCTTACCCGTGTCCTAGGCTCGCcaaaagggctccaagaggagtgatcttcAGAGAGCGATCCTTCCTccgtggcagtcagcccttaaatggggtttaGGAGAGGtgaagcctggctccaccccttccggtcacacaggtggaGTTGCAGTTCAACAGGTCTCATacagggccccaggcctgggtgcagtactccagatggggcctcacaagagctgagtagagggggacaaccacctccctctccctgctggccacctctttcttaacgcagcccagaacacacttggccttccgggctgccagcacacactgctggctcacgtccagcttctaaAATCACACAACGctggaatggtttgtgttgcatggctccctgaagatcacagaaccactggATTTTTGTACGTTGGAGgtgtccttgaagatcacagaacaatAGGATGGCTTGTGTTGAAAACGTCCCTGAAGATCACAGCACAGTAGACTATCCTTGGTACACTATCATTGGTAGAGGGCCTCGAGGATTTGGCAGTACCTGAGAGGCATCCCAACCCAGAGGAGATGCTGGTCATaacctccaccacctctctgggcaacccgtccCAGGGCTCCCCCACCCTTACCGTAAAGAAGGTCTTCCACATGTTtgcatggaacttcctgtgctcaaGTTCTAGGCCACTGCTCATTGTCCTCCGCTACgcaccaccgagaagagcctggcctcatccattttcctcccacttcccttcagatattgaTTAACACTCGCTTTGAATCTCTAGTTATAGGGTCTGAGACGATGGAGATCTGACGGCTACTTTTCCATACCAGCCCCCTCGCATGGCAAAATCTTCTGGTTCTTTCTACCAGTTGTGCAAACCCCAGAACTTGCTGGACTCACGGATTCCACGCTACCCCACCTGAGCCGTGATTCGTGTTCACGCGTCCCAGGCTGTCAGACGACGACTGACCCCAGGATTGTTCCTGGGCAGTGGGGCGCAAAGCAGGAGTCAGATACAACTAGGGCATCCCCTAATGTTCCAATTCATTGCCCCTTGCTACCCAGAGGCAAGCAGgggcaagggaagaggaggagtacCTCCACGTACCGGTCCTCCGCCTTTTGTCTCAGGAGAAGTGGTGCACCGAGAGGCctgagagaagggggagagaagGTGTGGCAGTTGCACCGCCACAGTTGACACAGGCACTCCAGGCTTTAGGTAACAACTGTCCAGGAAGTCAGAACACCAAACCTTCCTTCCAAATGAGCCCAACACAGAGTTTTactgagcagagagggaggaagcagcgTGCAATTTGAGCCTTGCAGGTGGGCATCCTTCTGTGCCAGAAGTTCTTTGTCCTCTTAATAGTGAAGGGAGTGAcgtgtggaatcaaactctgGAACCCACGTAAGGTTACAAAGCAGGTACGCTCATTACGGCGCCGGGTGCGGGGGAGGATATCTCCTCCTAACTcgcacacagagaaaagcactggTTACATGCTTACAGACATAACATCCACATATTCATTACGTTCCACAAAAATGGGCTGGAATTCTGAGAAACTATTAACGTATTGTCCCACCCTCTTGAGCATGCGTCCTAAAAATGTGGTGGGGGTCTCTGGCGGTCAGtggatgaaggctcgtagtctacCTCGCTGTGAACTTCCGACCTTTTAAGGGGGGGTAGCCCGAACCAGCTCCTACTGGCGTTGTGTTGAGCTGAGACATCTGTTTCACCGTCCCATCTTCAACAACAGGAGCCTATTCTACTTTCTCATCGTTGTTTGGCAGTGAGTTTCCGTGGACTCTGCATTCTCCTCTTGAGCTTACGTGTCTGCAAGCATCTTGTCCTTCAGCGTGAATCCACTCCAGTTCTTTCCACAATATGGAAAGGCTGTTCTCATGATTCAGGAGACAGCTAGGGCTGGGGAATGGATGCATGGCACCTTAACTCTGACCAGCAAGGAAATCAGGAGAACGGAATGCAGACACTGCCAACTTCTACCGGCTCAAATCTGCTTCAAGACTCATTGCAAAGTCTCAGCTAGAAAAAGGATCACCTCAGTGTAtccaagaaaaagagcagcgctttttgggttggttggttggttgttttattgtgggtggtgtttgtttgtttgtttgtttaatatacCACAAGACTATGCAGTTACACTGTCAGTCACCTCAGAGTGTTCCCAAAGAAGCTCATCCACGTCCTGCACACACTCCACCTGAACATCAAGTGGAGCAGGGGGTAGTCCTGCAGATGGAGTAACGCAGGAATTTTGACAGGATGTTGCTGCATGATGGAATCTCTGCATCCACTTATTCATCAAGTatccagcaggagagcacagagctccgGAGGCATCGTTGTATCCAGTTCATCATCTGAAACCTCCGCAACCAAACTGGATGGGACCAGTCCTCTTGTGCCATCTGTCAGCTCTCCCTGAAACCAGCCATTCTCATCCACAGCTCCAAAGACGTTAAGGTGTTGTCCAGCGGTCAGAGGAAGCTCGCTTTCTGGCTCCTCATTAGGACCCTCAACAGGATTGTAGCTGTGCCGAGCTAAGAATCTTTGAAATGTTGCTGATGCTTGTCCCAGAGAATGCAGGGTGAAGGacaaaagctctgctgctggttctCCGCTCTCACTTTCAGGGCCGTCccctgacagaaagcagcactcaggaCTGTTCCCGTGGACCTCTTTCACGGCTTTGAGTTCAAGCTCCAAGTCTTCCAGATGACTTTGAAGACCTTTGGCCTCTTGGATGGCAGAATGGAATGCACTGGGACGATGGCTGAGATTCTTCTTTGATGGGGCAAGAGTCTCTTcggctgcctctcccagctccgttCTGCCCTCGTCTCCAGTTGGAACTCTCTCCTAGTTGGTATCAGGAtgagcctgctctgctgctctctcttctctcttgcacactctgtgagaatgagtttcagaaagcactactcACTGACAGGAAATAAGGGGAAACTTGAAAGACTTGGCAACGTAAGTCCTGGCCGTGTACTGCCAGCAACTGATCTGGCCGCCCAGGATCCTGGCACCACAAATGCTTCGTTGCCAAATGCAGCAATGAAGTGTTCTGGGGAAAAGCCAACTCACACGTATTTTTGGCACATCCATATCACAGCACCACAGGCCAGCACCAgcgcagacagcagcacagctgagaacagtaCCATCGCTGCGATGTGGCGCCTTCGCGCAGATCTGCcaacagcagcctttgtgctcGTCCCGGCATTCATCCCTGGGAGAAATGAGACAACGTCCCACGTTACCTTCACCTGCGCTACAGATAACCTCTCAGTGTGCTTCATGGACCCAGGAGATTTTCATCAGTGGGTGCCTCTGCCTCTGGCGCCCAGGCACCAGAGGACAAGAAGGACTGCTTCCACCTCTCGTTGGGTAGGGAGAGGCCGCACAGGCACTGCCCGTGTCTTCCTCTGGGccgagggctggggctgtgccctggggtctgggctttgtctgtgggaagcactgcagagcagaatccCTCGCACTTTCCCCAGCGCACGCGTCCCGCGCTCTCCCGCAGGACACCCCCCCCCGGCTGAAGGTCGggctccagccagcacagggcacagccggagccagcccaggggagaaACACTCCTGCAGGCTCCTCCCACACAGGACCCCGCTCATCGCCCTCGGGTGGCTTTGCTCCAAAAGGGCAAaactcaccactctctgggaactgggagtggtgggagctgagcagcgtCACAGAGGCCTGCACGTACCTTCTCCGGCACACTGCTGGAACAACTCTCCACACCCCACTGAGGTCAGCCGTGTTCAGAGAGCCATCCCTGGCTTCTTTTACACGTGCCCTGTGCTCACACGCTCAGGTTCGGCTGCTGACCTGGCGtgcaagagcaggcagcaagagcctgcaggcacacagtggCTCTGGTGAGTGACACTGGATGACCACGGGACAGAAATTACCTGGCATGACAGTTGTTGGCGCTGCCTGCGTTCCTTTGCCCGAGACTGGCAGTGTGGGatggctgccttcctgcagtgcatccTGCTCACTTTGTTGGTCAGttcctttagaaagaaagcaggGCAGTAGGATTGGATGTGATGTGCTCTCATCGGGAACTGAGCTACTCCAGTCCCGCGCTCAGGCAAAGCCTGctggtcccagccccacagatccactGCGACCCCCTCCGTTGCCCAAGGGCATTTGGGCCCTCCCAGGAATTGGAGGGTGCCAACCCTCTCACGCCTCTCGAGGAATCAGCTCCTATGCAAGGCCCTCACACCCTGTGCTGTGA
Above is a genomic segment from Gallus gallus isolate bGalGal1 chromosome 23, bGalGal1.mat.broiler.GRCg7b, whole genome shotgun sequence containing:
- the LOC121107476 gene encoding uncharacterized protein LOC121107476 isoform X1 — encoded protein: MILRFYDVSTGPTQPWCSTSQEQQPAGSHHPESRSREVTMPRPMAVRCCAVSSQGLAATLSCAAGFALCDAHCGCSGGVGSMVRVWGAMAPARFVLFLLLMAMCFRETCAAPWRAPGAGDELGAPFPDDRLDPDFVPVPLGQPRGPAGESAEQNPASEPEGDAGDVTGGGDPGSALSSGTETPADRMGVPPGRALPGHVFPPALEPSWNPSGPEKGKDEPKRGEYSQGSSRLLKELVKEMEKAARGTDQQSEQDALQEGSHPTLPVSGKGTQAAPTTVMPGMNAGTSTKAAVGRSARRCHIAAMVLFSAVLLSALVLACGAVIWMCQKYVVCKREERAAEQAHPDTN
- the LOC121107476 gene encoding uncharacterized protein LOC121107476 isoform X2 → MKLQIYQQKRDELGAPFPDDRLDPDFVPVPLGQPRGPAGESAEQNPASEPEGDAGDVTGGGDPGSALSSGTETPADRMGVPPGRALPGHVFPPALEPSWNPSGPEKGKDEPKRGEYSQGSSRLLKELVKEMEKAARGTDQQSEQDALQEGSHPTLPVSGKGTQAAPTTVMPGMNAGTSTKAAVGRSARRCHIAAMVLFSAVLLSALVLACGAVIWMCQKYVVCKREERAAEQAHPDTN